The DNA segment caaacacaacaaaacaaaactcaaaaaggATTATATTCTCTCCAAACACGAGGAAACATGAAAATGGGAAGAGTTCTAGTGTTGCTTACAGTTTTTATGGCTGTGATGTCTTCTACAAGAGTCTCTGCTCAGTCCAGTTGCACAACCGCGTTGATCAGCATGTCTCCCTGTCTCAACTACATAACCGGAAACACTACTTCTCCTTCTCAGCAATGCTGTAGTCAGCTAGGTAATGTAGTCAGGTCTTCTCCTGACTGTTTGTGTCAAGCCCTCAACGGTGGAGGCTCTCAGCTTGGGATCAACGTTAACCAAACACAGGCTCTTGCCTTGCCTCGGGCTTGTAATGTTCAAACTCCTCCTGTCAGCGGCTGTAGCAACGGTACGAAAATTTCAAGAAAATCAAGATTGTTCCAAACCCCCAAAACTTTTGAATCTTATGAAgtattataacatttttttaggTGGTGGTTCTACTGCTGACTCTCCTACAGATTCACCAAACTCTTCAGgtaaatgaaattaaaaaaaaacatgcaatGAAGACACACCATTCTCCGTATATACTATGTTATCTAATGCACtcattttgggaataggaccagGAAATGGATCAAAAACTGTGCCAGTAGGAGAAGGAGATGGATCATTTTCAGATGGAAGCTCTATCGAGATCTCATATCGTCTTCTTACCTTCCTTTCCGTGGCTTCCTACATCGCAATCTTCTTGAAATACTGATTTCTTCTCATCCATGTTTTCTCCTGAAACCGATGAAGCTTTTATGCCCCACTCAGATTGCATTTTTTATTTCCCTATTTATTCACATTTCGTTGAGATGTGTAATGTATTCTATCCTCTATGAATTCCTACTTAAGGGTACCATGTTCGATCTCTTTACCTTTAATAATAAGCATTATTTTCCAAAACACAAATTTGAAAAACAGAACATTAACTCTCGAGATGTAATCCAAATGTTTTGGGTTCAAAACTCAAGAGCCAGAGATAGTAGATGGTAAAAGTAACTAAAAAGTATCCCAAATGAACGAAGAATTTGTTTCAACTTTCGTATGAATTATAGCATCCCCAACTCAACCATATTCTATTTCTGGCTTTAAAATATAGTTCGAATAAAAGAACTCTAaccatattctattttttactttataataaaataaaaagtaagtttactctgtaaataaaatattttatttatttttatttattattctgtattttattcaaaatagaGTAGGGATGGGCgttcggatatccatttgggATTCGGTTCCGGTCTATTCGGGTTCTGAATTTTCAGGTTTAAAGATTTCAACTTTATTCGGGTATTTCTaaatttagattcgggtttgaTCCGAATCTTTGCAGgttcggataacccatttaatttttttaaaaaaaaataaattcattgtatactttaaatttcttaaaatctataaacaaaataatatatcatatatatatatttgaattgcATATGTCAAAATACCTGAAAtcaacatataaattggtttagtttgaatatttggattaaaaatcaatatatattttaagtatttttggtgttttaaaGTATACTTTAGCTTTTTTATACACGtacttttgactatttgtatatattttcaagtattttggacaagttaaaaatatcttatatattttgattatttttaatatacattaaatctaaaagaaaattaatatatatatagggaaATAAATCTATTTCGGATATATTCTGGTATCCGAAATAGTTCGGTTTGGTCAAGTTCGGTTTCAGTTTTCTAAATACCAAAATTTGGAacccattcggatatttaataaatttcggttcggattcgaTACTATTTTTTcagatcggattcggttcggttattcAGTTCCGGATTTTTTGTCCAACCTTAAAATAAAGTATCATTAGAGTAAATACcaattctattatagaattattaaaaagtaaaataatctTTGAAAATGTTTTAGAGATCTTATAATAAGTTTGAACAGAAAATAGGCCCAAATAATTAATGGGCATTTATGGCCTATTAGAATCATCTCTTGTTTATTTATATCGTCGTAtagttagattttttaaaaacaaattaaaccgTTATTAACTGACAATACAAGTTACATAACCATATAACCATGGAATCACCGAAAATATTCCTTCGGTCGTTTATTCTCTCAGACGCCGAAGACGTTCTTAAATGGGCCGGTGACGATGACGTCACACGTTACCTCCGTTAGGACTCCGTTAAATCTATAGAAGAAGCCCAACAACATATCGTCCAAAAGGCTATATATATCACACCCATGGCGCCGTTCCATCTCTTTGCTTGACGACGGTCATCCAATCGGTTGTGTCTCCATCAGGCCTGATTCCGGAGATGGTAGTTGCCGGGCTAACCTCGAATAGGCAGTCTCCAAAGAGTTTTGGGGGCGGGGGATAGCCACTGCAGCGGGATGGCAGTGGACCAATCTTTCGAGATTTTTCGGGCGGTGGTGAGGATACAAGCGGTGATGGAGAATATAGCATCTCAGAAGGTTTTGGAGAAAGTTGGTCTGAAAAGGAGGGTTTGCTTAAAAAGTATGGTTTTTGCAAAGGAGTCGTTAGAGATATGTTTTTGTATAGTTTTGTTAAGTATGATaagtaatataataattaaaggGAAATAATGGGAATTAACTTGAGCATAAGATCTTGTTTTAGTTGAAATGATATTTTAAGTTTGCAAAGAAAAAGATGATGGAACAAGTTTATGAGTGATGCTACGGCAAACCCACCATGTCACGAGATGGAAGGCTAATAAAACCACTTCAAAAATTTCATGATATGGATTGGAAAACAGTAAGAGGAAGGGGTCGCCGAGGCCGCAGATACTACCATCCATCTTCTTAGTAATTTCATTCTTTTCTTGTTTCACTAAGCTTATGTATCATAAGTCTAATCTTTTGTAACCTAATGCTTGGTTGATTATGAGACATGTCTCATCATATTTTCTCAAATTTTATGGTTGAAAAACTATACAATGTATGTtcctttattttaaatttgaaagcttttttacaaaaaataaagaaaaagatattTAAGGCAACGAGTGATGGTCCCGTCTGTCTGTATGTCCTTATCATGTCATAAGTTGTTTTAAGTCGTGCCATATGAATTATGATCTATGGTGACTCTTCTCTTTAGTTCATTGTACTGAAGAAACTAATATACGAAGATATATAATCTATTACAGAATAGAAAGTGTTTGGCTTATATTATAGATGGGTGTTATGGATTAAAACAAGACGTCATCGTGGTCAGTcgatatgtatataaatatttaggaGAATACGGAAAAAAAGAGTGTGAAAAATCTTTGAGAAGTATCAGAGATCACGCATGCGACTTGAACAGAAGCCATGCATAGTGTCgtcaaaatgataaatgtaataCTACATTTCTTGTCTTATCAATTCTTAAATGTGTCAACTTCATATTCAACCACTTTCGTATATACATATTATCAGAACACTTTCCATCTACTATCTAGTAAATCATCTTTAAACTTTGCATAAACTTGTtgatcaaacaaaacaaaaaactttgCATAAACTCGAATTGTTTTTTACATATTCGTTTGCTAGTATCTCTGACTTGAGGTTTGTACTAAGTGATCAGCTGCTATGCATATTATTAGCATCATGTAGGGATTATATGATTCAAGGTTTTAATTGGAAATGGAACAAGTCTTTATAGATTGGTCGccaattgttttttatttaaatctttTTATGACTTTCTCAGTTTCATAACAATAGTTGGATGGTATGAAGGTGGAGATCTACTGTTCTTTTGTTTATGGGTTTAACTTGGTGGAAGAAAGAAAGGAGCTGTGGAGAGACTTTAGGGATCATCAAGACTTTCCTATCTTAAAGAAATCACTTTGGATAGTTTATGGAGATTTTAATGAGATTTTATCGGGAGTGGAGCATTCGAGTTTTGATTCTGACCATGATCATTCGGGCATGAGAGACTTTCAAGATACAGTTCAGTACTGTTCTCTCATTGATATGTCTTATCAGGGTCCGCGGTTCACCTGGAGTAATAAGAGAGATAATGGTAGAATCTGCAAGAAGTTGGATCGTACACTAGTTAATGAGGTCTGGGTTCGGGAGTTTCCTCAGTCATATTGTGTATTTGAGGCGGGAGGTTGTTCAGATCATCAGAGGTGTAGAGTGGTTATAAAGTCTGAAATAATGAAGCCGAGAAAACCGTTTAAGTTTGTTAATGCCCTGGTAGACATGCCAGAATTTCTTCGTGTAGTTGAGGGGTTTTGGTCTACCTCCGCTCTATTTAGATTTTTGAAGAAATTAAAAGCATTGAAGCCGCTACTAAAGCATCTGAATAAGGAGAAAGTGGGGGAGATAGTGAAGAAAACGAAGGAAGCATACAAAAATCTTTGTGAAGCTCAAAATAAGACGCTGGAGAACCCTTATCAGAGTAATATTGAAGTTGAATCAGTGGCGTATGGAAGATGGGTTCTTCTATCTACTATTGAGGAGAAGGTTATAAGCCAGAAAGCAAAGATTCATTGGTTGGATGTTGGTGATGGAAACAACAAAAGCTTCCATAGAGCAGCTACTGTCAGGGACATCAGAAACTCGATAAGAGAGATAAAGCGGAGTGATGGTTCAATCGCGGAAACTCAAGAGGATACAAAAGATGAAGCGTTGAATCATTTTTACAACTTTCTAACTCACTGTCCTTCTGAGTATAGAGGAGCACAGGCGGATGATTTGAAGTCTCTACTCACATTTGAGTGTTCTGAGGAGGATAGAAGCATGCTTATGAAGGAAGTCACTGCAGAGGAAGTAAGGAAAGTATTATTTTCCATGGCTAGAAATAAATCGCCAGGGCCAGATGGATTTACAAGTGAATTCTTTAAGGCTTCTTGGGAAATAACGGGTGGAGATTTTGTTACTGCggtgaaatctttttttttgataaaggttTCTTACCTAAAGGATTTAATTCAACCATCTTGGCTTTAATCCCGAAGAAGACTGATGCAATCTATATGAAGGACTACCGGTCAATTTCGTGTTGCAACGTGATTTACAAGGTGATATCAAAACTTCTGGCTAATCGTATGAAGAACATTCTTCCTCTATTCATATCCTTAAACCAATCGGCGTTTGTTAAAGATACGCTTCTCATGGAGAATGTACTCTTAGCGTCTGAATTGGTAAAGAGCTACCATAAAGACACGGTGTCGGAGAGATGCGCGGTTAAGATTGATATCTCGAAGGCATTTGACTATATCCAGTGGTCTTTCTTACTTTCGGTGCTAGCTGCTTTGAATTTCCCTGAGAATTTTGTTCTTTGGATTAAAAGATGTATAGAGTTGGACTCGTTCTCTATTCAGGTAAATGGTGAATTAGCCGGATATGTCAATAGTACAAGAGGGCTGCGCCAAGGGTGCTCTTTATCTTCCTATTTGTTTGGCTTAAGTATGCAAGTCCTTTCTCGTCTTCTTGATAGAGTTGCAGCAGAAAGGAGAATTGGCTATCACCCTTATTGTAAAGAGTTAAGGTTAACTCATATTTGCTTCGCAGATGATGTTATGGTATTCTCGGATGGTAGAAAGGACTCTATTGAGGGTATCCTAGCTGTCTTTAAGGAGTTTGAGGTGATGTCGGGGCTCAATATAAGTATGGAGAAATCATCTCTCTATCTGGCAGGAGTTAAGGATGAGGAAAGTGAAGCTATTCTTGATTAAATCCCCTTTGATAATGGGACTCTTCCGGTTAGATATTTGGGTCTTCCCCTCCTAACAAAGAGGATGAATACTCAGGATTATAGTCCTCTCATTGCTAGAGTCAGAAGTAGAATATCCTCTTCGACGGCGAGGCATCTTACCTTTGTTGGCATACTTCAGTTGATAGGGTATGTTATCTACAGCATTACAAATTTCTGGATGTCAGCCTATCGTCCGCCAAATCAGTGCATTCAGGAAATTAATAGTATATGTGCGGCATTTATCTGGTCAAGGCCGATATTATCAACGCAGAAAGCTAAGGTTGCATGGGTGGATGTATGTAAACCGAAAGAAGAAAGAGGCCTTGGCCTAAAGAACTTAACGGAAGTAAATAAAGTTTCCTGTTTAAAGTTAATATGGCGCATTCTTACGGCGAGACATTCTTTGTGGGTTAAATGGGTTTGGAGGTATCTTATCAGACAAGGATCTTTTTGGAGTGTTAGGGAGGAGAGTACACTAGGCTCTTGGATGTGgagaaaacttttaaaattgagGTCTTTGGCTATCCAACTAACGAGAAAGGAGATAAATAGTGGAGCTTCTACGTCTTTTTGGTATGAGAAATGGCCGCCTCTTGGCCAATTGATTGAGTTAACAGGTGACAGAAGAAGTATGGATTTGGGCATTCCAAAAACTGCTATGGTGGAGAAAGCAATACAACTTTATCGAGCTAGAGGTCACAGAGTTCATGCGCTTCGTCTGATAGGTCAGGAGATTATTTGTCTGAAGAATGGAAGGCTTAATCAGTTGGAAGATGTATGTCTCTGGAAGAGAGACAATGGGGAGTTCAAAAACGAGCTTATCACATCTCAAACTTGGAATCTCATCCAAAGCAGGTCTCTGGTGGTCTCATGGTCTAAAGGGGTTTGGTTTACAGAGGCAACGCCAAAATTCTCCTTTATCACTTGGTTAACTGCTCATAATAGACTAACAACGGGGGACATGATACTTCGATGGAATCCGCAAGCTATCTCCACTTGTTGGCTATGCAATCTGGATTTAGAAATGAGGAATCATCTTTTTTTTGAATACCCTTATTCTGCAGAAGTTTGGAGAGGAACTGTGATGAATCTAGCAAGTCTGGGAAGATATCTTCATTGGAGTAGATTGATTCAAGTGGTAGCGATTGGAGGCAAAGGGAGAGGTATAAATTTCTTGATGAGATACTGTTTACAAGTGGTGATTTATGCATTATGgcaagaaagaaataaaagaagaaTAGGAGAGCAATCGCAACCAGCTGCTTGTTTGATCAAGAGAGTGGACAGAATTGTGAGAAATAGTCGCATTACTTAGAAAGAAAGCAGGGGGGAAGCATGACAAGACTATAGAGATATGGTTTGGAAGAAGTTGATGCATGCCGTTTCTATTGTTGGAGAAACATGTAGTTTCTTTTTTGGATTAAGTTTGTAGAAAAAGTAGCAGTGGAAACTCcgtaaaaaagtttttttttatttgaataaatttaaaattcattccaaaaaataataataacatccCAGCAATATCTGAAATTGAACAAAACAGCTAGTCACTCTTCTTGATTTGTGCTTGTCATCAATTCTAAACACCGATATTGAAGTATCGTGAGACATCATCACATCGATATTAAATTGTTGATGGACACGCACACATCACGACTTAATTTTGTTACAAACGCATTTTTCAAAGAGAAAATGATAAACACGATTTGAATAAATCCTGGCCAAGGAACCCAACAAAACCACTTCTCGGCTGAAATAGTATTGAGAGAGTTAATGAACGAGGAAGTCCAAACGTATTCGCCTTGTGTGCTCGCTCATCTTCCACAAATATTATGATTTCACTCCTctcttattaaaatttatttttactttctGCGTAAAAGATAGATGATGCGACAGAGAAGCAGTGAATGCTGATGTTAGCTTATGTGGTCCCCGGTTAGTCCACGTGGAAGAACCTCTCTTGGTGCTTTCGGAGGGTTATTTGCTGGGACCTATCTATAATTCTTAAAAGAGTGGACCCTGTCCTGACAACAACAGAAAGATTAGATTCTGATCTCACGGACGGTCACGATGATATATATGATGAATTGTGTTTAGTCCTGGGAAGCGGGTCGGATCCGCCCCGCCCGACCCGGCCCGCAGCGGGTATGagtcaaattttcaaaaaaaaaaattacccgCATGACCCGCTGAGAGTTGTACAAGAtatccgcacccgccccgcattAATTAAGCGGGTCAAGCAGGTAACCcgaccaaataaaaaaaatttttttttgtcaaaatcacaaaaaatgaCTGATAAACATAATAGAAGTCTTAAGtttaaacaacatatatgaatttAAGTTTCAATAAACACCACGCAATAATCTTAAGTTCTAAAGAATAACAAACAACACAGAAAAATAAGTTCTTGTCCAAACTGAAATcaaacttaaaaacaaattacGTAGAGGTCTTCCTTCTTGTTCTTGCCACGACCTCAAGTTGATCAGTTGCCTAAATGATAAAATAGTTCAGTATATGATCAGCAAATAAATGGAATGAAGGCAAATGACTAATAATTGATCACTTACACGTCTATGCAAACGTCAAAAACACAGGGAAAATATACACTTATTGATTCAGCAACCTCTGTTTCTGTCCAAAACCAGCAAAATATTTCATGAATGAAGTCTCCGTTTCTGTACAATAAAAATACTAAACTATGAATCAAGTAAAATTACCATTGTCATATTGTTCGTGGGAGAAGACAGTTTTTGTCTGACTTGAATCCTCTAAAATTTTATGTGGAAAGCTCGACCCCTCACTCCCAACACTATGCTGTGGCTATTCCACCATCAGCTCCATCTTGTTGGTCTGAATAAATTTTAGTACCTGTTCAGAACACAAATACAACAGGAAGACTACGAAAACTCAACAACAAGAGAAACAGAGTGTAAAGAAGACAGAGATCGAGAGACACAGAGATATAAGAGACAGAGACAGTGTCGAGAGGGAGAGAGACAAAAACAGTGAGTCGAGAGAGACAAAAACAGTGAGTCgagagagacagagacagaGAGTCGAGAGAGACAAAGAGTCGAGAGAGATAGATATCGTGAGAGACAGAGACATATACATATAGTTGAGAGATCGACAGAGATAGACATATACCTTGTCCTTGACCGAGAGAGAGACATCAACAGAGAGTCGAGTCTAGAGACACAGAGATAGGCTGAGAACTGAGAAGTCGAGACTCGGAATGAGAATTGACGATCTGCAGAGAGTGAGATTCGATTAGGGTTCGGTAGAGAATTGAGACTGAAGTCAATTAGGGCTTTCAGATTTAATTTTATTgcccaaaaaattgaaaacaacaCACAGTTACAACCTATAACTAAAACACAACACACACTAACAACCTACAGCGCAAAAACGACACAACTTTTAAACCAAAACAACATATTTCTTAGCATATGCGGGTGCCCGCTAACCCGCTACCAAAATTATTAGAACCCGCGCCCGCCCCGCTGTTTTCTAACCCGATCCGCCTGACCCGCAACTTTAAAAACCCAAATTTGTTTATGCCCGCACCTGCCCCGCAGCGGGTCAAATGGGCCGGGTCCCGCGGGCAAAGAACCAAATTCCCAGCGCTAATTGTGTTCACAAGTCATGACACGACTCATGAGGCTTCATTAGTTCTCACTTCTCTATTGTGAATTTACACTATTAAAGTCAAATTGATGATTATCATGTttttgcaaaaacaaaaacaatgctTAAATCCATTCATGATTTCTTGTCCCTGTTTTTGATTGGCAATTcagttattttattaattttgttatatcAGGTTATATAATGGAGAACACGACATGTATACTAGCAACAGTAATCAATCCGAAAAGATAATATAAACATGCATATGCGGCAATGTTTCTAATTAATGGAAGTATTGATATTGTAGACTGTAGACACTTCTGACATGGTTTTTTTTAAACCTAACTACACTCTCTCTTAATATTTTTACCAATCATGAAATCATAATCGCTTAAGGATCTGTGATTTAAAAAAGGTATGTTTCTTGAAATTGATATACTAATATGTCCATGAACTTCATGTAAAGTTCGACAAAGGAATAATGTCAAAACGTTTCCGTGTCATAGCAACTAGCAAGTATGtgataaaactataaattatttatcagTGTGTACAAATGTCCACCTTGCAAAGAGGCTAGCCAGCTAGGAAAGCAAAAGAGATCACTTAAGATTGTGAAATATATTCGTACGTATGATCGTATCTCATTCCATTCCGATGCTGAGTGACCAAGTCCATCCACATTCCCATGCTAACAATATCAGTATATCACCATCATAATCATCACCTAAAAGGTACCAAAAATCATTACACGAAAGGAAAATTTGCATCAAAGATTTTGATTTACAAGATGAAACATCATCTCGATTTGTCTCCCGTTGAGAAAACCACTTGCTTGTTTCATTGATATAGTTACTCCTTTCCTGGTTtcgattttgtttgattttactAAAACCCCATACATATTCTTAAGTTATACAACTAAGGTTTTGTACCAATGGAACCTAAACACATCGTAATGTAGCGGCCGGTGAAACAAAACCATATGTCATATTCTTAAGTTATACAACTAACGTTTTGGACAAATGATGCTAGGTTACAAGcatgtttttaattaaacaaGTAAATGAAATATGCAAGTAATGAAGTGCAAAACGAGAATTgccaacttcttcttttttatttaattgataCAGTTCTCTTTTCCACCAATAAGCAGAAAAGATTatgaaaagaaaactaaaagaaaaaaatccaaAGGAAATAATGAAAGACGAAAGGGCCAGTAGAAAACGACGTGAGTGGTACCTTGGCACAACAAAAAGCAGAAAATAGATTCATAAATAATGGCAGACAAAATAATACAatgtaataaattaataaaattaatggtGCGAATTTCGGAAACTGCATGAAGTTAAAAGCTTTGAGTGGTTTTCATCTTAATTTCCTCACCCACTGATTTCCATTGTACCTCCCTCTCTATATACTTAgcttatatatacattatacatGCTACACAGACTTAGCTATACAAAATAAATACTGATAGATGCATAAAGAGTGTATATATAACTCATACAGGCGTTAGTAAGTGGTGTGTGTGCGTGTCTTAGTGCTCTGTTTCTGGTATGCAACTTCATGGCGAGTTTTGAGGGTTTTTAGATACGGGAGAGAATCAGTGGGGCTGTTTTGTTCTCTTCTTTTCCCTCAGGCCATCGAAACTATAACCCACTAAAGtcacaaacattaaaaaaagcaaaagcaaacggatcattttctctctttttatttatttttattatattttcctgtttttgtttgcttcttcttcctccaaaCTCTAGCTGAACGTTTCACGTTTACATGCGAGAAAGTCGGGAGTGaaaaaatcctttttttttgttttccttcaAATAACAAAGCTCTCATCTTTTCAGTTACtttcattttgttttctcttGTACTCTACTTTTCTCTTCACTGTacacttcatttttttctcagCATCATGGAGGCAACAGAACTGCATCACCTTTATTTTCTCTGAAACTTTTCTGATCGTTGAGGTTAGTTTTCATgaaaatattctctttttgCAAATTACTAAGACAACTCAGttcaaagttttgatttttttcttcttgagcAGTGAATTATGCTAAAGAAGAGATCGAGAAGCAAGCAAGCATTAATGGCGGATACGAACCAGAAACAGAGCAAACCCACGCCCAAAACGTTTCCACGCCTCTTCACAGCTTTCACCAGCTTCAAAAGCTTCACTGAAAACGACGCCGTCGCGAGCCCAACCTCAATCCTCGACACCAAACCTTTCTCTGCTTTGAAAAACCCTTTTGTATCCGATAACCCGAAAACCCACGAACCCGAGACCCGACTCAAGCTCGAACCCACAAGAATCGGACTCGCCATTGTCCAAGATGAAAACCCGGTACCCGAATTATTCTCCCGACCAAGATCCGGAACAGTTCTATTCGGGTCACAACTCAGGATCCGGGTCCCGGACTCTCCACGATCCTCGTCGGATTTCGGGACCAAAACGAAAAATTCTCCGGTTTCTCCTCCGCCGGAAGAGACAAAGAAAGCGGGTATCGGGTCGACCCGAATCTTCACGGGCTACTTCTCGACCAGCGAGATGGAACTATCGGAGGACTACACGTGCGTGACGTGTCACGGGCCTAACCCGAAAACGATCCATATATTCGATAACTGTATCGTTGAGAGTCAACCCGGCGTCGTTTTCTTTCGAAGCTCCGACCCGGTTAACGATTCGGATTGTATACCACCCGACAGCTTTCTCAGCAGCTGCTGTAACTGTAAGAAGAATCTTGGACCTCGTGATGACATTTTCATGTACaggtaaaactcatattttttACACTTCTTTCATAGTATTacataaaaatgaatttaaactatataatatttttgtatttgaatTTTACAAAGGTAATTAACAAATTTGTGGTGACTTAATTTTGCAGGGGAGATAGAGCCTTCTGTAGCAGCGAATGCAGGTCTTTGGAGATGATGTCGGAAGAAACTGACAATTAAATAAGCTTACTGACATTAAAAAGATGTCATGATAATgactaaaataaataagaaattgtagtgttaagaaaataattatgtttagatataaattttgtt comes from the Brassica rapa cultivar Chiifu-401-42 chromosome A01, CAAS_Brap_v3.01, whole genome shotgun sequence genome and includes:
- the LOC103834467 gene encoding FCS-Like Zinc finger 8, encoding MLKKRSRSKQALMADTNQKQSKPTPKTFPRLFTAFTSFKSFTENDAVASPTSILDTKPFSALKNPFVSDNPKTHEPETRLKLEPTRIGLAIVQDENPVPELFSRPRSGTVLFGSQLRIRVPDSPRSSSDFGTKTKNSPVSPPPEETKKAGIGSTRIFTGYFSTSEMELSEDYTCVTCHGPNPKTIHIFDNCIVESQPGVVFFRSSDPVNDSDCIPPDSFLSSCCNCKKNLGPRDDIFMYRGDRAFCSSECRSLEMMSEETDN
- the LOC103834439 gene encoding non-specific lipid-transfer protein-like protein At2g13820, which gives rise to MKMGRVLVLLTVFMAVMSSTRVSAQSSCTTALISMSPCLNYITGNTTSPSQQCCSQLGNVVRSSPDCLCQALNGGGSQLGINVNQTQALALPRACNVQTPPVSGCSNGGGSTADSPTDSPNSSGPGNGSKTVPVGEGDGSFSDGSSIEISYRLLTFLSVASYIAIFLKY